A single window of Salvia splendens isolate huo1 chromosome 8, SspV2, whole genome shotgun sequence DNA harbors:
- the LOC121745155 gene encoding primary amine oxidase-like: MDARSVLLLFSAVLLTLFTLSILSSPPSHKADPSKNRKTPAFLQTPTHHTPRRHSAAVPHHPLDPLTVTEIHRVKHIIQNHHFFTNKAYALHSVVLEEPEKQAVLRWRKGNPLPPRKAAVVARAGGETLVLTADVGSGEVVRHEAGRASGYPTMTVEDMTSATWAPLASADFNRTVVARGVDLEDLACLPLSTGWFGKNEENRRLVKVQCYTTEGTANFYMRPIEGLTVVVDLDTHEILEITEKGRDVPIPNAANTDYRFAAQNSYQRLVNPISLEQPKGPSFTVEDNHLVKWANWEFHLKPDPRAGVIISRAMVLDPGTGEMRNVMYKGLTSELFVPYMDPTDAWYFKTYMDAGEYGFGLQAMPLDPLNDCPRNAYYMDGVFAAADGTPYVRSSMVCVFESYAGDIAWRHAESPITGMEIREVRPKVTLVVRMAASVANYDYIVDWEFQTDGLIRIKVGLSGILMVKGSTYSNTNQVNNEEDLYGTLLSENVIGVIHDHFITFYLDMDVDGANNSFVKVNLQREYASPAESPRMSYLKAVRKVAKTEKDAQVKINLHDPSEFHIVNPTKKTRVGNPVGYKLVPSGTAANLLDPKDPPQQRGAFTNNQIWVTPYNTSEQWAGGAFVSQSHGDDTLQVWSNRDRSIEKKDIVVWYTLGFHHVPCQEDFPIMPTVSSSFDLKPVNFFERNPILNIPPNFENDLPVCKADASA, from the exons ATGGATGCAAGAAGTGTGTTGCTCCTCTTCTCCGCCGTCCTACTCACACTCTTCACTCTCTCCATCCTCTCATCGCCGCCCTCCCACAAGGCCGACCCCTCCAAAAATCGCAAGACACCTGCTTTCCTCCAAACTCCCACACACCACACCCCCCGCCGCCACTCCGCCGCCGTCCCCCACCACCCTCTCGACCCCCTCACCGTGACGGAGATCCACCGTGTCAAACACATAATCCAGAACCACCACTTCTTCACAAACAAAGCCTACGCCCTCCACTCCGTAGTCCTCGAGGAGCCCGAGAAGCAGGCGGTGCTCCGGTGGAGGAAGGGGAACCCCCTGCCACCGCGGAAGGCCGCCGTGGTGGCGCGCGCCGGTGGGGAGACCCTCGTGCTGACGGCGGACGTCGGCTCCGGCGAGGTGGTCCGCCACGAAGCCGGCCGGGCCTCGGGGTACCCGACCATGACGGTGGAGGACATGACGTCGGCGACGTGGGCCCCGCTCGCCAGCGCTGATTTCAATCGGACGGTGGTGGCGCGTGGCGTCGATTTGGAGGACCTCGCCTGCCTGCCTCTTTCCACTGGGTGGTTCG GCAAAAATGAGGAGAACAGAAGGTTGGTAAAAGTCCAATGCTACACCACCGAAGGCACCGCAAACTTCTACATGAGGCCAATCGAAGGCCTAACCGTCGTCGTCGATCTCGACACCCACGAGATATTAGAAATCACAGAGAAGGGCAGAGACGTACCCATTCCGAATGCAGCCAACACCGATTATCGTTTCGCGGCTCAAAATTCGTACCAACGGCTAGTGAATCCCATATCGCTCGAGCAACCAAAGGGCCCGAGCTTCACGGTGGAGGACAACCATTTGGTCAAGTGGGCAAACTGGGAATTTCACCTCAAACCCGACCCGAGGGCAGGTGTCATCATCTCAAGGGCCATGGTCCTCGACCCTGGGACGGGCGAGATGAGAAATGTTATGTACAAAGGACTCACATCCGAGCTCTTTGTGCCGTATATGGACCCCACGGATGCTTGGTACTTCAAGACGTATATGGATGCAGGGGAATACGGGTTTGGGCTGCAGGCCATGCCCCTCGACCCGCTTAACGACTGCCCAAGAAATGCCTATTATATGGATGGCGTGTTTGCTGCGGCCGATGGGACGCCATATGTTCGGTCTAGCATGGTTTGTGTGTTTGAGAGCTATGCAGGGGACATAGCGTGGAGGCACGCTGAGAGCCCCATCACCGGAATGGAG ATTCGGGAGGTCAGACCAAAGGTGACACTGGTGGTGCGTATGGCGGCGTCGGTAGCCAACTACGACTACATTGTGGACTGGGAGTTCCAAACCGATGGACTAATTAGGATCAAG GTTGGGCTAAGTGGAATACTGATGGTGAAAGGCTCTACTTATTCCAACACCAACCAAGTTAACAATGAAGAGGACCTCTACGGCACACTCTTGTCCGAGAACGTGATCGGTGTCATCCACGACCACTTTATCACCTTCTACCTTGACATGGACGTCGACGGCGCCAACAACTCCTTCGTCAAAGTCAATCTCCAACGTGAGTACGCCTCACCGGCAGAGTCCCCCCGGATGAGCTACTTGAAAGCCGTGAGGAAGGTGGCCAAGACGGAGAAAGATGCCCAAGTCAAGATCAATCTCCACGATCCGTCCGAGTTCCACATCGTAAACCCTACCAAGAAGACGAGGGTGGGAAACCCCGTTGGGTACAAGCTCGTCCCCAGTGGCACCGCAGCCAATCTCCTTGATCCCAAAGATCCTCCGCAGCAGCGGGGCGCCTTCACCAACAACCAGATCTGGGTCACGCCTTACAACACCTCCGAGCAATGGGCCGGGGGCGCGTTCGTCAGCCAGAGCCATGGCGACGACACTCTACAAGTGTGGTCTAACAG GGATAGGAGCATAGAGAAGAAGGATATTGTAGTGTGGTACACATTAGGGTTCCATCATGTTCCATGCCAAGAAGACTTCCCCATTATGCCCACCGTGTCTTCGAGCTTCGATCTTAAGCCGGTGAATTTCTTCGAGCGTAATCCGATTCTTAACATTCCTCCAAACTTTGAGAATGATCTTCCTGTTTGCAAAGCTGATGCATCAGCTTAA